The window GTTATTGTTGAAAGGAGGAATCCGCCTCTGGGTTATGCTCTTCCTGGAGGTTTTGTTAATTATGGAGAGTCTCCTGAAAAAGCAGTATTAAGAGAAATAGAGGAGGAAACAGGAGCAAGGGCAGAAATAATAAAACTCTTAGGTGTTTATGGAGATCCAGGAAGAGATCCGAGGTTCCATACTGTGACCTGTGTGTATCTTCTTAAAACAAAAGATAAGCCTAAGGCTTCCTCTGATGCAAAGAGAGTTTTTGTCTTTAAGCCAAATGATATTCCTTTTGAAAAAATTGTTTTTGATCATTCAAGAATAATAAAGGATTACTTAAATTTTAGAGCGTCTTTATGAATAAAAACTCCCTTTGAGGAAAATTTTATAGTTTGAGTTTTTTTAAACTCTTTTAATATTCTTGAGACACTTTCTCTTGAACAACCGATAAGAGAGGCCAAATCCTTTATTTTGAAATCTTTTTTTATATATATGTACTCTCCAATTCTTTCTCCTTCTTTTATAGCTTTTTCTATAAAGAATCTTGCAATTTTGCCTGATAAATCTAAAAAAAGTAGAGAACTCATCTTTTCGTTAGTTTTTTTAATTCTATTTGCCATTTCTTTGATTATTGAAACCAGAATTTCAGGATGTTTCATTAATCTGTTTAAAAGAACATCTCTTGAAAATATTGTAACTTTCGTATCTTTGATAGCTGTAACTCTTGCGGTTCTGTACTCTTCACTGAAAAAACCTATTTCTCCAAAAAAATCTCCTTCTTTTAGGTGTGTGATAACTATTTCTTTCCCTTTATCAGAAAAGAGCGAAATCTTTACTTCTCCGGAATTTATTATGTAAAGAAAGCTTCCTTTTTCTCCCTCACGAAGTATTATTTCTCCCTTTTTAAATTCTTTTTTTACTCCCAGTTTTTCAATTATACTTTGCTCTCTTTTACTCAATTTACTAAATAGTTCTATTTTGTGTGAAAATGTTGACTTTTTCATATAGATAAATTATAATTTTAAAAAATTTTGGGATAAAAGGTTCTATCCCTTTTTAAGTTGAAAGAAGATGAAACCGAAGATACATCCGGAGTACGGGCCGGCAATAATTGAGTGTGCCTGTGGAAATAGGGTTGAGACACGTTCTACAAAAAAATTCATAAAAGTTGAAATATGCTCAAATTGTCATCCCTTTTTCACAGGAAAAGAAAAGCTCGTTGATACTGAAGGAAGAGTCGAAAAGTTTAGAAAAAAGTATGGCGAAAAGGTAAAAAGTGAAGCTAAAACAACAACGGCAAGAAGTAGAAGGAAAAAGAAGGAGGAAGAGGTCAAAAAATGAGTTTACCTAAACCTATTGGCCCCTATTCTATTTATAGGGAAGTTGGAAACTTTGTTTTTATTTCTGGACAAATAGGGATCGATCCTGAAAAGGGTGTAATCCCAGAGAGTATAGAGGAACAAACAGAGTTAGTTTTAAAAAATATAAAGATGATATTAGAGAGTTTAAATTTGAACTTTGATAATGTTGTAAAAAGTACGATATTTCTAAAAGATATGAACGATTTTCAGAAAGTAAATGAGATATATTCAAAGTATTTTAGGGAGCCCTATCCGGCAAGGTCTACTGTAGAAGTAAGTGCCTTACCTAAAAATGCTAAAGTTGAAATAGAGGTTATTGCTTTTAGGGGATGAAAAAAGTAAGAAAGATAAGGGTTTTGATAGCAAAACCTGGTTTAGATGGTCATGATAGGGGAGCAAAGGTTGTAGCAAGAGCGTTTATGGAAGCGGGAATGGAAGTGATATATACTGGTCTTCATAAAACAGCAGAGGAGATTGTTGAGGCTGCTATCCAGGAGGATGTAGACGTTATTGGCCTATCGATCCTTTCAGGTGCTCATATGACTTATTTTCCTAAGGTTTTGAAATTAATGAAAGAAAAGGGATTACATGATGTTCTTCTTTTTGGAGGTGGAATAATTCCAGAAGAGGACAAAAAGAAGCTTAAAGAGATGGGGGTTGGAGAGCTATTTGGGCCTGGCACCCCTTTAAAGGATATCGTTAAATATGTTGAAGAGTGGATTGAAGAGAGAGATAAAAAGAGAGAAAAAACAGAGTAAATTTTTAGGATTTACATATCTTTTTAGCTTTCTTTTTCTCCTTCTTTTATTCTGTTCTTATGAAGTTGAGGTTAGGGAGGTAGTAGATGGAGATACGTTTGTTACGTATACTGGAGAAAGAGTAAGGCTTATAGGTATAGATACTCCTGAGGAAGGTAGGTTTTATTATGATGATGCGAAGGAGGCCCTAAAAAAGCTTATACTTGGCAAAAAGGTTAGGTTAGAGTTTGATATAGTAAAAAAGGATATGTATGGTAGAATTTTGGCCTATGTTTTCTACGATACCATTTTTGTTAATAATTACATGTTAAAAAATGGTTACTCATATATATATACGTTTCCTCCGAATCTAAAGTATTTTCTGAATTTTAGAAAGTCTCTTGATTATGCGATAAAAAATAAAAAGGGTATGTGGAAGGATTTTTACGATGAAAAAGATATATTTCTCGGTGATCCTGTAAGGATGGAATTTCATACTAAGGATTGCGAAAAAGTCAACGAGATTGGGGTTTTTAGCAGAGTAGTTTTTAAATCTTCTAAAGAGGCTCTTCTTGAAGGTTATCATCCTCATAAACTATGTAATCCTGTTAAATTCATCAAGTAAACCTTTATTTAAGTCAGAAGGCGTTTATAAGCCCCTCTGTCGAGAGAGAACTCTTTTTTATTTAAAGCTTTTTTATTATTAGAAACTCTTACCTTCTCCGAAAGAGAGATATTTTCCTTCCTTTGAGAAGCCTAAATCTAATCTTAGTACGGGAAGGTTATAGCTTTTTGTTAACTCTATTCTTATTCCAACTCCATAAGAAAAGGCAAATGTTTTTTTATCAATTATGTAGGCATTATCAACGAAAAA is drawn from Candidatus Hydrothermales bacterium and contains these coding sequences:
- a CDS encoding NUDIX hydrolase, which encodes MRKFLFAILTRLIKLLAPSLRTPFLTVDGILEVYDESDNFVGIVIVERRNPPLGYALPGGFVNYGESPEKAVLREIEEETGARAEIIKLLGVYGDPGRDPRFHTVTCVYLLKTKDKPKASSDAKRVFVFKPNDIPFEKIVFDHSRIIKDYLNFRASL
- a CDS encoding Crp/Fnr family transcriptional regulator, which gives rise to MKKSTFSHKIELFSKLSKREQSIIEKLGVKKEFKKGEIILREGEKGSFLYIINSGEVKISLFSDKGKEIVITHLKEGDFFGEIGFFSEEYRTARVTAIKDTKVTIFSRDVLLNRLMKHPEILVSIIKEMANRIKKTNEKMSSLLFLDLSGKIARFFIEKAIKEGERIGEYIYIKKDFKIKDLASLIGCSRESVSRILKEFKKTQTIKFSSKGVFIHKDALKFK
- the rpmE gene encoding 50S ribosomal protein L31 translates to MKPKIHPEYGPAIIECACGNRVETRSTKKFIKVEICSNCHPFFTGKEKLVDTEGRVEKFRKKYGEKVKSEAKTTTARSRRKKKEEEVKK
- a CDS encoding RidA family protein, giving the protein MSLPKPIGPYSIYREVGNFVFISGQIGIDPEKGVIPESIEEQTELVLKNIKMILESLNLNFDNVVKSTIFLKDMNDFQKVNEIYSKYFREPYPARSTVEVSALPKNAKVEIEVIAFRG
- a CDS encoding cobalamin B12-binding domain-containing protein, producing MKKVRKIRVLIAKPGLDGHDRGAKVVARAFMEAGMEVIYTGLHKTAEEIVEAAIQEDVDVIGLSILSGAHMTYFPKVLKLMKEKGLHDVLLFGGGIIPEEDKKKLKEMGVGELFGPGTPLKDIVKYVEEWIEERDKKREKTE
- a CDS encoding thermonuclease family protein yields the protein MKREIKREKKQSKFLGFTYLFSFLFLLLLFCSYEVEVREVVDGDTFVTYTGERVRLIGIDTPEEGRFYYDDAKEALKKLILGKKVRLEFDIVKKDMYGRILAYVFYDTIFVNNYMLKNGYSYIYTFPPNLKYFLNFRKSLDYAIKNKKGMWKDFYDEKDIFLGDPVRMEFHTKDCEKVNEIGVFSRVVFKSSKEALLEGYHPHKLCNPVKFIK